In one Maniola jurtina chromosome 13, ilManJurt1.1, whole genome shotgun sequence genomic region, the following are encoded:
- the LOC123871066 gene encoding ran-specific GTPase-activating protein-like, which produces MSSPVEESVRRNSESENGEAETPEHDPHFDPIVSLPLVDIQTNEEDEEELVKIRARLYRYDTGDHEWKERGTGDIKLLRHTGNNTVRVVMRRDKTLKVCANHFITPDIRMNVHCGSDKAFNWSVFADFADEQMKQELLAIKFGNSQNAELWKTKFAEAQEVVRTKCSLYTNDLSSDSDDESSITQSEDTETPEPKIGDKAPDDDCKKEPSDEKDSDGIVLKLKELKVQSEKSE; this is translated from the exons ATGTCTTCAccg GTGGAGGAAAGCGTGCGACGAAACAGTGAGAGCGAGAATGGTGAAGCTGAGACCCCTGAACATGACCCACACTTCGATCCAATAGTGTCTCTACCGTTGGTCGACATTCAAACAAATGAAGAAGATGAGGAAGAGCTGGTGAAAATACGCGCACGGCTTTATAGATATGACACCGGCGATCACGAATGGAAG GAGCGGGGAACAGGCGACATAAAACTGTTGCGTCACACTGGCAACAATACAGTTAGAGTTGTTATGCGTCGTGACAAGACATTAAAAGTATGCGCCAACCACTTCATCACACCAGATATCAGGATGAATGTACACTGTGGCTCTGATAAGGCTTTCAACTGGTCTGTGTTTGCTGATTTTGCTGACGAACAAATGAAGCAGGAATTATTGGCTATCAAATTTGGGAATTCACAAA aTGCTGAACTGTGGAAAACCAAATTTGCTGAAGCGCAGGAGGTTGTCAGGACCAAGTGTAGTCTTTACACTAATGACCTATCATCTGATTCTGATGATGAAAGTAGTATTACACAAAGCGAAGATACAGAGACGCCAGAGCCTAAAATCGGTGACAAAGCCCCTGATGATGACTGCAAGAAAGAACCTTCCGATGAGAAAGACTCAGATGGCattgttttaaaactaaaagAACTTAAAGTGCAAAGTGAAAAATCTGAATAA
- the LOC123871065 gene encoding protein windbeutel, whose translation MRAYLSVILCCFILAIPSSHIVSANSGSVELNEYSFDKIVSKFDATLVKFDVAFPFGDKHDAFVALAKEAKDVHELLFAEVGVKDYGERENEALAKKYGATKDNFPVVKLFLKGKGEPIAFDDTKGFTSDHLRNFVRDNSGIYLSLPGCIKDLDILAIKFQSSAKEDREKILKQTEDAVEKLDSKDAATGKIYKTIMQKVLEKGDDFITAEIKRVNKLLSGKVSDEKKKELASRINILQSFTFSSSNKKDEL comes from the exons ATGCGGGCATATTTAtcggtaatattatgttgtttcaTACTAGCCATTCCATCTTCGCACATAGTTTCGGCGAATAGTGGTTCAGTTGAATTGAATGAATATTCTTTTGATAAAATTGTGAGTAAGTTCGACGCTACGTTAGTTAAATTCGATGTGGCATTTCCCTTTGGTGATAAACATGACGCCTTCGTGGCACTAGCCAAGGAAGCGAAGGATGTTCATGAGTTATTGTTTGCCGAAGTTGGAGTAAAAGATTACGGCGAGAGAGAGAACGAAGCGCTGGCGAAAAAATACGGAGCCACCAAGGACAACTTCCCAGTGGTAAAGCTATTTTTGAAAGGAAAGGGTGAACCGATTGCTTTCGACGATACAAAGGGTTTCACAAGCGATCACTTGCGAAATTTCGTGCGCGATAACAGCGGAATATATTTGAGCCTCCCCGGCTGTATCAAAGACCTCGATATTCTAGCAATTAAGTTCCAGAGCTCCGCTAAAGAAGACAGagagaaaattttaaaacaaactgAAGATGCTGTGGAAAAACTAGACAGTAAG GATGCAGCTACTGGAAAGATTTACAAAACTATAATGCAGAAGGTTCTGGAAAAAGGTGATGACTTCATAACAGCTGAAATAAAAAGAGTTAATAAGTTACTGAGTGGTAAAGTGTCAGATGAAAAGAAGAAAGAACTGGCTTCAAGAATCAATATTCTTCAGTCATTTACATTTTCTTCTAGCAATAAAAAAGATGAACTATAA
- the LOC123871061 gene encoding YTH domain-containing protein 1-like isoform X1 produces the protein MLFTSELVLFVIFLLSAFASLDPPMQPLIDGSKFAFIRAPYVNTIKIQKDLALENDISSRWPSGIVRYYVDKRSYDVIFETLMRSPIHIVQSSSCIEFMSMKEKPSDNTTWLHITNPKKVRECNHEPRFKDTGEIELVFGYDCLKTKEMLHTLLHGIGIKDEVTHPHRDKYIRVLWDNIHPAHQHLYRKQTEKSSKTLVEYDPLSVMHFHDRAFSRNGRATIAPLEPGILISPSDTLSQLDKMRLQIYFGHECNKRKVSNLLKTCKNSLGAKRGEQAGDNGRQNADSDDVDDDYDAENNTAATDNDKNKSTQKQMTDVEDEEEIDLKEEVKNQEEQDVSEIEGQVVEDEDVDDPDVEEEETQATDRQRAEKQDAGEQNAEWQTAEGQSAEQQNEEEPTINGQNSGIENEGNEDGESTNNKNIVVDEDNEKSTKSTNENSDEMKSVKKQLTESAYESDITERTSSEKDLQFENKQDADSDANNVLQKNEIRKQNK, from the exons ATGCTGTTTACATCAGAGTTAGTTCTGTTTGTTATTTTTCTCTTGTCTGCTTTTGCATCACTCGATCCTCCTATGCAGCCTCTGATAGATGGAAGTAAATTTG CTTTCATAAGGGCTCCTTACG TGAATACGATTAAGATACAGAAAGATCTTGCACTGGAGAACGATATAAGTTCACGATGGCCCAGCGGCATCGTAAGATATTATGTGGACAAACGATCTTATG ATGTTATTTTCGAAACCTTAATGAGATCGCCTATTCATATAGTACAGAGCAGTTCTTGTATCGAATTTATGAGTATGAAAGAGAAACCATCGGATAACACAACTTGGCTTCACATCACTAATCCAAAAAAAGTACGGGAATGCAATCATGAGCCAAGGTTTAAGGATACCGGAGAAATC GAACTAGTTTTTGGATATGACTGTTTAAAGACCAAGGAAATGCTGCATACTCTACTCCACGGGATCGGTATCAAGGACGAAGTAACACATCCCCATCGGGATAAATACATAAGGGTACTGTGGGATAACATCCATCCTG CTCACCAACATTTGTATCGTAAACAAACAGAGAAATCGTCTAAGACTCTGGTGGAATACGATCCCTTGAGCGTGATGCATTTTCATGATCGAGCTTTCAGCAGAAATGGGCGCGCTACTATAGCACCTTTG GAACCTGGTATACTGATTTCTCCTTCAGATACGTTGTCCCAGCTTGACAAAATGCGTTTACAGATTTATTTTGGCCATGAATGTAATAAAAGGAAAGTGTCTAACTTATTAAAGACCTGTAAAAACTCTTTGGGAGCAAAAAGAGGGGAACAGGCTGGTGATAATGGAAGACAAAACGCAGATAGTGATGACGTAGATGATGACTATGATGCTGAAAACAATACAGCTGCAACAGataatgacaaaaataaaaGCACACAGAAGCAGATGACAGACGTAGAAGATGAAGAAGAAATCGATTTAAAAGAAGAAGTGAAAAATCAGGAAGAACAAGATGTATCAGAAATTGAAGGACAAGTTGTAGAAGATGAGGATGTAGATGATCCAGATGTTGAAGAAGAGGAAACACAAGCTACAGATAGACAAAGGGCAGAAAAACAAGATGCAGGGGAACAAAATGCAGAATGGCAAACAGCAGAAGGACAAAGTGCAGAGCAACAAAATGAAGAGGAACCAACGATAAACGGACAAAATTCTGGCATTGAAAATGAAGGAAATGAAGATGGAGAAAgtacaaacaacaaaaatatCGTAGTAGATGAAGATAATGAAAAATCCACGAAAAGCACAAATGAAAATTCTGATGAAATGAAGTCAGTTAAGAAACAATTGACAGAAAGTGCATACGAAAGCGATATTACAGAACGTACGAGTAGTGAAAAAGATTTGCAATTTGAAAATAAACAGGATGCAGACTCAGATGCAAATAATGTCTTACAAAAGAATGAAATccgtaaacaaaataaatag
- the LOC123871061 gene encoding YTH domain-containing protein 1-like isoform X2 encodes MLFTSELVLFVIFLLSAFASLDPPMQPLIDGSKFVNTIKIQKDLALENDISSRWPSGIVRYYVDKRSYDVIFETLMRSPIHIVQSSSCIEFMSMKEKPSDNTTWLHITNPKKVRECNHEPRFKDTGEIELVFGYDCLKTKEMLHTLLHGIGIKDEVTHPHRDKYIRVLWDNIHPAHQHLYRKQTEKSSKTLVEYDPLSVMHFHDRAFSRNGRATIAPLEPGILISPSDTLSQLDKMRLQIYFGHECNKRKVSNLLKTCKNSLGAKRGEQAGDNGRQNADSDDVDDDYDAENNTAATDNDKNKSTQKQMTDVEDEEEIDLKEEVKNQEEQDVSEIEGQVVEDEDVDDPDVEEEETQATDRQRAEKQDAGEQNAEWQTAEGQSAEQQNEEEPTINGQNSGIENEGNEDGESTNNKNIVVDEDNEKSTKSTNENSDEMKSVKKQLTESAYESDITERTSSEKDLQFENKQDADSDANNVLQKNEIRKQNK; translated from the exons ATGCTGTTTACATCAGAGTTAGTTCTGTTTGTTATTTTTCTCTTGTCTGCTTTTGCATCACTCGATCCTCCTATGCAGCCTCTGATAGATGGAAGTAAATTTG TGAATACGATTAAGATACAGAAAGATCTTGCACTGGAGAACGATATAAGTTCACGATGGCCCAGCGGCATCGTAAGATATTATGTGGACAAACGATCTTATG ATGTTATTTTCGAAACCTTAATGAGATCGCCTATTCATATAGTACAGAGCAGTTCTTGTATCGAATTTATGAGTATGAAAGAGAAACCATCGGATAACACAACTTGGCTTCACATCACTAATCCAAAAAAAGTACGGGAATGCAATCATGAGCCAAGGTTTAAGGATACCGGAGAAATC GAACTAGTTTTTGGATATGACTGTTTAAAGACCAAGGAAATGCTGCATACTCTACTCCACGGGATCGGTATCAAGGACGAAGTAACACATCCCCATCGGGATAAATACATAAGGGTACTGTGGGATAACATCCATCCTG CTCACCAACATTTGTATCGTAAACAAACAGAGAAATCGTCTAAGACTCTGGTGGAATACGATCCCTTGAGCGTGATGCATTTTCATGATCGAGCTTTCAGCAGAAATGGGCGCGCTACTATAGCACCTTTG GAACCTGGTATACTGATTTCTCCTTCAGATACGTTGTCCCAGCTTGACAAAATGCGTTTACAGATTTATTTTGGCCATGAATGTAATAAAAGGAAAGTGTCTAACTTATTAAAGACCTGTAAAAACTCTTTGGGAGCAAAAAGAGGGGAACAGGCTGGTGATAATGGAAGACAAAACGCAGATAGTGATGACGTAGATGATGACTATGATGCTGAAAACAATACAGCTGCAACAGataatgacaaaaataaaaGCACACAGAAGCAGATGACAGACGTAGAAGATGAAGAAGAAATCGATTTAAAAGAAGAAGTGAAAAATCAGGAAGAACAAGATGTATCAGAAATTGAAGGACAAGTTGTAGAAGATGAGGATGTAGATGATCCAGATGTTGAAGAAGAGGAAACACAAGCTACAGATAGACAAAGGGCAGAAAAACAAGATGCAGGGGAACAAAATGCAGAATGGCAAACAGCAGAAGGACAAAGTGCAGAGCAACAAAATGAAGAGGAACCAACGATAAACGGACAAAATTCTGGCATTGAAAATGAAGGAAATGAAGATGGAGAAAgtacaaacaacaaaaatatCGTAGTAGATGAAGATAATGAAAAATCCACGAAAAGCACAAATGAAAATTCTGATGAAATGAAGTCAGTTAAGAAACAATTGACAGAAAGTGCATACGAAAGCGATATTACAGAACGTACGAGTAGTGAAAAAGATTTGCAATTTGAAAATAAACAGGATGCAGACTCAGATGCAAATAATGTCTTACAAAAGAATGAAATccgtaaacaaaataaatag
- the LOC123871061 gene encoding YTH domain-containing protein 1-like isoform X3 has product MLFTSELVLFVIFLLSAFASLDPPMQPLIDGSKFAFIRAPYDVIFETLMRSPIHIVQSSSCIEFMSMKEKPSDNTTWLHITNPKKVRECNHEPRFKDTGEIELVFGYDCLKTKEMLHTLLHGIGIKDEVTHPHRDKYIRVLWDNIHPAHQHLYRKQTEKSSKTLVEYDPLSVMHFHDRAFSRNGRATIAPLEPGILISPSDTLSQLDKMRLQIYFGHECNKRKVSNLLKTCKNSLGAKRGEQAGDNGRQNADSDDVDDDYDAENNTAATDNDKNKSTQKQMTDVEDEEEIDLKEEVKNQEEQDVSEIEGQVVEDEDVDDPDVEEEETQATDRQRAEKQDAGEQNAEWQTAEGQSAEQQNEEEPTINGQNSGIENEGNEDGESTNNKNIVVDEDNEKSTKSTNENSDEMKSVKKQLTESAYESDITERTSSEKDLQFENKQDADSDANNVLQKNEIRKQNK; this is encoded by the exons ATGCTGTTTACATCAGAGTTAGTTCTGTTTGTTATTTTTCTCTTGTCTGCTTTTGCATCACTCGATCCTCCTATGCAGCCTCTGATAGATGGAAGTAAATTTG CTTTCATAAGGGCTCCTTACG ATGTTATTTTCGAAACCTTAATGAGATCGCCTATTCATATAGTACAGAGCAGTTCTTGTATCGAATTTATGAGTATGAAAGAGAAACCATCGGATAACACAACTTGGCTTCACATCACTAATCCAAAAAAAGTACGGGAATGCAATCATGAGCCAAGGTTTAAGGATACCGGAGAAATC GAACTAGTTTTTGGATATGACTGTTTAAAGACCAAGGAAATGCTGCATACTCTACTCCACGGGATCGGTATCAAGGACGAAGTAACACATCCCCATCGGGATAAATACATAAGGGTACTGTGGGATAACATCCATCCTG CTCACCAACATTTGTATCGTAAACAAACAGAGAAATCGTCTAAGACTCTGGTGGAATACGATCCCTTGAGCGTGATGCATTTTCATGATCGAGCTTTCAGCAGAAATGGGCGCGCTACTATAGCACCTTTG GAACCTGGTATACTGATTTCTCCTTCAGATACGTTGTCCCAGCTTGACAAAATGCGTTTACAGATTTATTTTGGCCATGAATGTAATAAAAGGAAAGTGTCTAACTTATTAAAGACCTGTAAAAACTCTTTGGGAGCAAAAAGAGGGGAACAGGCTGGTGATAATGGAAGACAAAACGCAGATAGTGATGACGTAGATGATGACTATGATGCTGAAAACAATACAGCTGCAACAGataatgacaaaaataaaaGCACACAGAAGCAGATGACAGACGTAGAAGATGAAGAAGAAATCGATTTAAAAGAAGAAGTGAAAAATCAGGAAGAACAAGATGTATCAGAAATTGAAGGACAAGTTGTAGAAGATGAGGATGTAGATGATCCAGATGTTGAAGAAGAGGAAACACAAGCTACAGATAGACAAAGGGCAGAAAAACAAGATGCAGGGGAACAAAATGCAGAATGGCAAACAGCAGAAGGACAAAGTGCAGAGCAACAAAATGAAGAGGAACCAACGATAAACGGACAAAATTCTGGCATTGAAAATGAAGGAAATGAAGATGGAGAAAgtacaaacaacaaaaatatCGTAGTAGATGAAGATAATGAAAAATCCACGAAAAGCACAAATGAAAATTCTGATGAAATGAAGTCAGTTAAGAAACAATTGACAGAAAGTGCATACGAAAGCGATATTACAGAACGTACGAGTAGTGAAAAAGATTTGCAATTTGAAAATAAACAGGATGCAGACTCAGATGCAAATAATGTCTTACAAAAGAATGAAATccgtaaacaaaataaatag
- the LOC123871061 gene encoding uncharacterized protein DDB_G0290685-like isoform X5: MWTNDLMSSSCIEFMSMKEKPSDNTTWLHITNPKKVRECNHEPRFKDTGEIELVFGYDCLKTKEMLHTLLHGIGIKDEVTHPHRDKYIRVLWDNIHPAHQHLYRKQTEKSSKTLVEYDPLSVMHFHDRAFSRNGRATIAPLEPGILISPSDTLSQLDKMRLQIYFGHECNKRKVSNLLKTCKNSLGAKRGEQAGDNGRQNADSDDVDDDYDAENNTAATDNDKNKSTQKQMTDVEDEEEIDLKEEVKNQEEQDVSEIEGQVVEDEDVDDPDVEEEETQATDRQRAEKQDAGEQNAEWQTAEGQSAEQQNEEEPTINGQNSGIENEGNEDGESTNNKNIVVDEDNEKSTKSTNENSDEMKSVKKQLTESAYESDITERTSSEKDLQFENKQDADSDANNVLQKNEIRKQNK; encoded by the exons ATGTGGACAAACGATCTTATG AGCAGTTCTTGTATCGAATTTATGAGTATGAAAGAGAAACCATCGGATAACACAACTTGGCTTCACATCACTAATCCAAAAAAAGTACGGGAATGCAATCATGAGCCAAGGTTTAAGGATACCGGAGAAATC GAACTAGTTTTTGGATATGACTGTTTAAAGACCAAGGAAATGCTGCATACTCTACTCCACGGGATCGGTATCAAGGACGAAGTAACACATCCCCATCGGGATAAATACATAAGGGTACTGTGGGATAACATCCATCCTG CTCACCAACATTTGTATCGTAAACAAACAGAGAAATCGTCTAAGACTCTGGTGGAATACGATCCCTTGAGCGTGATGCATTTTCATGATCGAGCTTTCAGCAGAAATGGGCGCGCTACTATAGCACCTTTG GAACCTGGTATACTGATTTCTCCTTCAGATACGTTGTCCCAGCTTGACAAAATGCGTTTACAGATTTATTTTGGCCATGAATGTAATAAAAGGAAAGTGTCTAACTTATTAAAGACCTGTAAAAACTCTTTGGGAGCAAAAAGAGGGGAACAGGCTGGTGATAATGGAAGACAAAACGCAGATAGTGATGACGTAGATGATGACTATGATGCTGAAAACAATACAGCTGCAACAGataatgacaaaaataaaaGCACACAGAAGCAGATGACAGACGTAGAAGATGAAGAAGAAATCGATTTAAAAGAAGAAGTGAAAAATCAGGAAGAACAAGATGTATCAGAAATTGAAGGACAAGTTGTAGAAGATGAGGATGTAGATGATCCAGATGTTGAAGAAGAGGAAACACAAGCTACAGATAGACAAAGGGCAGAAAAACAAGATGCAGGGGAACAAAATGCAGAATGGCAAACAGCAGAAGGACAAAGTGCAGAGCAACAAAATGAAGAGGAACCAACGATAAACGGACAAAATTCTGGCATTGAAAATGAAGGAAATGAAGATGGAGAAAgtacaaacaacaaaaatatCGTAGTAGATGAAGATAATGAAAAATCCACGAAAAGCACAAATGAAAATTCTGATGAAATGAAGTCAGTTAAGAAACAATTGACAGAAAGTGCATACGAAAGCGATATTACAGAACGTACGAGTAGTGAAAAAGATTTGCAATTTGAAAATAAACAGGATGCAGACTCAGATGCAAATAATGTCTTACAAAAGAATGAAATccgtaaacaaaataaatag
- the LOC123871061 gene encoding uncharacterized protein DDB_G0290685-like isoform X4, translated as MRSPIHIVQSSSCIEFMSMKEKPSDNTTWLHITNPKKVRECNHEPRFKDTGEIELVFGYDCLKTKEMLHTLLHGIGIKDEVTHPHRDKYIRVLWDNIHPAHQHLYRKQTEKSSKTLVEYDPLSVMHFHDRAFSRNGRATIAPLEPGILISPSDTLSQLDKMRLQIYFGHECNKRKVSNLLKTCKNSLGAKRGEQAGDNGRQNADSDDVDDDYDAENNTAATDNDKNKSTQKQMTDVEDEEEIDLKEEVKNQEEQDVSEIEGQVVEDEDVDDPDVEEEETQATDRQRAEKQDAGEQNAEWQTAEGQSAEQQNEEEPTINGQNSGIENEGNEDGESTNNKNIVVDEDNEKSTKSTNENSDEMKSVKKQLTESAYESDITERTSSEKDLQFENKQDADSDANNVLQKNEIRKQNK; from the exons ATGAGATCGCCTATTCATATAGTACAGAGCAGTTCTTGTATCGAATTTATGAGTATGAAAGAGAAACCATCGGATAACACAACTTGGCTTCACATCACTAATCCAAAAAAAGTACGGGAATGCAATCATGAGCCAAGGTTTAAGGATACCGGAGAAATC GAACTAGTTTTTGGATATGACTGTTTAAAGACCAAGGAAATGCTGCATACTCTACTCCACGGGATCGGTATCAAGGACGAAGTAACACATCCCCATCGGGATAAATACATAAGGGTACTGTGGGATAACATCCATCCTG CTCACCAACATTTGTATCGTAAACAAACAGAGAAATCGTCTAAGACTCTGGTGGAATACGATCCCTTGAGCGTGATGCATTTTCATGATCGAGCTTTCAGCAGAAATGGGCGCGCTACTATAGCACCTTTG GAACCTGGTATACTGATTTCTCCTTCAGATACGTTGTCCCAGCTTGACAAAATGCGTTTACAGATTTATTTTGGCCATGAATGTAATAAAAGGAAAGTGTCTAACTTATTAAAGACCTGTAAAAACTCTTTGGGAGCAAAAAGAGGGGAACAGGCTGGTGATAATGGAAGACAAAACGCAGATAGTGATGACGTAGATGATGACTATGATGCTGAAAACAATACAGCTGCAACAGataatgacaaaaataaaaGCACACAGAAGCAGATGACAGACGTAGAAGATGAAGAAGAAATCGATTTAAAAGAAGAAGTGAAAAATCAGGAAGAACAAGATGTATCAGAAATTGAAGGACAAGTTGTAGAAGATGAGGATGTAGATGATCCAGATGTTGAAGAAGAGGAAACACAAGCTACAGATAGACAAAGGGCAGAAAAACAAGATGCAGGGGAACAAAATGCAGAATGGCAAACAGCAGAAGGACAAAGTGCAGAGCAACAAAATGAAGAGGAACCAACGATAAACGGACAAAATTCTGGCATTGAAAATGAAGGAAATGAAGATGGAGAAAgtacaaacaacaaaaatatCGTAGTAGATGAAGATAATGAAAAATCCACGAAAAGCACAAATGAAAATTCTGATGAAATGAAGTCAGTTAAGAAACAATTGACAGAAAGTGCATACGAAAGCGATATTACAGAACGTACGAGTAGTGAAAAAGATTTGCAATTTGAAAATAAACAGGATGCAGACTCAGATGCAAATAATGTCTTACAAAAGAATGAAATccgtaaacaaaataaatag